The Thermoleophilia bacterium nucleotide sequence GTTCTCGGGGAAGACGCCGAGCTGCAGCTTGGTGACGCCGCTACTCGCCGCCCACTCCGAGGCGCTCTCGAGCAGCAGCGCGCCGATGCCGAGACTGCGGTAGCCGCGTGCCACCGAGATGCCGAGGCACGCGGCGTGAGCCGAGTTGGGATGTGCATCGCGCTCCAGAGAGAGGTTGCCGACGAGGTTGCCGCCGACGATCGCGACGAGGAAGAGCGAGTGATAGTCGAGGCTGGCGGCGGCGATGCGCCGCCGCCACGACTTCGCCGTCGCCTCGCCCGGCGCGAGGAGCAGCGTCGCGGGCGTCTCTCGTGCGACGTCATCGAGGAGCGACGCGAGGGCGCGAGCGTCGTGCGGACGGGCGCTGCGCACACGCACGTCGCGCCCGTCCGCAAGCTTACGCTTCGCGTCACCTAGCAGTCTGGCCAAGGTGCGCCGTTGGCTACTTCTCCAGCGCTATCTCGCCGCGCGCCTCGATCACCGCCTGCGCAGCAGCCAAGCGCGCGACCGGGATGCGGAACGGCGAGCAGGAGACGTAGTTCATCCCGGCGCCGTGGCAGAACTTCACGCTCGCCGCGTCGCCGCCATGCTCACCGCAGATACCGATCTTGAGCTCCGGCCGCGTCCCGCGGCCGCGCTCGATGCCAATCTGCACGAGTTGGCCAACGCCGTCGACATCGAGCGAGGCAAACGGATCCTCCGGCCAGATCGACTTCTCCTCGCTCACGTAGAGCGGCAGGAACTTGCCGGCGTCGTCGCGACTCACACCGAACGTCATCTGCGTGAGGTCGTTCGTCCCGAAACTGAAGAACTCGGCCTCCTCGGCGATCTTGTCGGCGGTGAGAGCGGCACGCGGAATCTCGATCATCGTGCCGACCAGGTAGTCAACCGTCACGCCCTGCTCGGCGAAGACCGCCGCCGCCGTGCTACGCACCACGGCCGCCTGGTCCTGCAGTTCCTTCTTGATGCCGACCAGCGGGATCATGATCTCGGGATGGACGTCGATCCCTTCCTTCTTGACGATGCAGGCGGCCTCGAGAATCGCCCGTGCCTGCATGGCCGTAATCTCCGGGTAGGCGATCCCCAAGCGACACCCGCGGTGACCCAGCATCGGGTTGAACTCGTGCAGTTCCTCGACCTTCGCCGCCACCGCGGCCGCCGAGATGCCGAGAGCCGCGGCAACGCGCTTCTGCTCGGCCTCGGTCTGCGGCATGAACTCGTGCAGCGGCGGATCGAGCGTGCGCACCGTCACCGGCCGCTCGCCCATGGCGCGGAAGATGCCGGCGAAGTCGTCGCGCTGCATGGGAAGCAGCTTGGCGAGCGCGCGCTCACGGCCGGCAGTGTCGTCGGCGAGGATCATCTCGCGCACCGCGGTGATGCGATCGCCGCCAAAGAACATGTGCTCGGTGCGGCAGAGCCCGATGCCTTGCGCGCCGAAAGCGACCGCATGCGCGGCCTGGTCCGGCTGATCGGCGTTGGCGCGCACCAGAAGCTGGCGCTCGGCGTCGGCCCAGCTCATGAGGTGGTCGTAGTAGCGGAAGGTGTCCGAGTCCTCGGGCTTCATCGATCCTTCGAGGAGCACCTGCAAGACCTCGCTCGGGCGCGTGTCCAGCCGGCCCTCGATAACCTCACCGGTGAAGCCGTCGATCGACAACCAGTCGCCTTCTTTGATCACCTTGCCGTCGACGCGGATGACGCGTTCCTTGTAGTCGATGTCGAGAGCTTCACAGCCGGCCACGCAAACCTTGCCCATCTGCCG carries:
- a CDS encoding GNAT family N-acetyltransferase — protein: MARLLGDAKRKLADGRDVRVRSARPHDARALASLLDDVARETPATLLLAPGEATAKSWRRRIAAASLDYHSLFLVAIVGGNLVGNLSLERDAHPNSAHAACLGISVARGYRSLGIGALLLESASEWAASSGVTKLQLGVFPENTRATGFYERHGFVREGSRRAQYVRDGRYHDETLMARFITSNV